One part of the Arabidopsis thaliana chromosome 1 sequence genome encodes these proteins:
- a CDS encoding F-box family protein (F-box family protein; CONTAINS InterPro DOMAIN/s: F-box domain, cyclin-like (InterPro:IPR001810), F-box domain, Skp2-like (InterPro:IPR022364), F-box associated domain, type 1 (InterPro:IPR006527), F-box associated interaction domain (InterPro:IPR017451); BEST Arabidopsis thaliana protein match is: F-box family protein (TAIR:AT1G25150.1); Has 30201 Blast hits to 17322 proteins in 780 species: Archae - 12; Bacteria - 1396; Metazoa - 17338; Fungi - 3422; Plants - 5037; Viruses - 0; Other Eukaryotes - 2996 (source: NCBI BLink).) has product MRRRRCDLQPKRTRMCDLQPKRTSMCDLPPKLVGEKILTRIPITSLRAVRSTCKLWNALTKDRVLGKAAAQFLGFMTMDSKVCSVRFHLRRSKEEEEDTMDLSIKQVDLLNQVEISRVYHCDGLLLCVAKDNSRVVVWNPYLGQTRWIRPRTESNIGDSYALGYDINRNHKILRMVQTRNVSVYRYEIYDLRSNSWRVLEVTPNGEMDPNHPLYGVSVKGNTYFFAHEDSSSGEIDEDGDIIDLEDFLLCFDFTTETFGLRLPLPFHSTIDATVTLSCVRDQQLAVLYHNEGLHSDDRFTTVEFWVTTSIEPNSVSWSKFLTVDMRPLALTGVRFDNDMGATFFIDEDEKVAVVFDLDGYLSTESARYHTAFISGKDGFFKPVTLGVAPNVGEPCPRTGHIPTTYRPPLVCSSTYLPSLVQVNQQRKRKERHV; this is encoded by the coding sequence atgaggaggaggaggtgcgATCTTCAACCGAAGAGAACGAGAATGTGCGATCTTCAACCGAAGAGAACGAGTATGTGCGATCTTCCACCGAAGCTGGTAGGGGAGAAGATCCTCACGAGGATTCCGATAACATCTCTGAGAGCGGTGCGATCCACTTGCAAATTATGGAACGCTTTAACCAAAGATCGGGTTCTGGGTAAAGCAGCGGCGCAGTTTTTGGGGTTTATGACGATGGATTCAAAGGTCTGTTCAGTTAGATTCCATCTCCGTCGCAgcaaggaggaagaagaagacacgaTGGATCTATCTATAAAGCAGGTAGATTTGCTTAATCAAGTCGAGATATCTAGAGTGTATCACTGCGACGGCTTGTTGTTATGCGTGGCTAAGGACAACTCGAGGGTCGTGGTTTGGAACCCTTATTTGGGGCAAACAAGATGGATCAGACCCAGAACAGAATCCAACATAGGAGACAGCTATGCTCTTGGATACGACATCAACCGTaaccacaaaatcttgaggaTGGTGCAGACAAGAAACGTTTCCGTTTACAGGTACGAAATCTACGACTTGCGCTCTAATTCATGGAGGGTTCTCGAGGTCACTCCCAACGGGGAAATGGACCCTAATCATCCCCTCTACGGCGTTTCTGTGAAGGGAAATACCTACTTTTTTGCGCATGAGGATAGCAGCAGTGGTGAAATTGATGAAGATGGCGACATAATCGATCTTGAAGatttcttactctgttttgattttacaacaGAGACATTTGGTCTGCGTCTGCCTCTTCCGTTTCACTCTACTATCGATGCGACTGTGACCCTCTCTTGTGTTAGAGACCAGCAGCTCGCGGTGCTATATCATAATGAGGGTCTTCACAGTGATGATCGGTTTACCACAGTTGAGTTTTGGGTTACTACTAGTATTGAGCCCAACTCTGTGTCCTGGAGCAAGTTTTTGACAGTGGATATGAGACCATTGGCACTCACTGGTGTTCGGTTTGACAATGATATGGGTGCCACCTTCTTCATTGACGAGGATGAGAAAGTCGCTGTGGTTTTCGATCTAGACGGATACCTAAGCACCGAGAGCGCTCGTTACCACACCGCTTTTATCAGTGGAAAGGATGGATTCTTTAAACCTGTGACTCTAGGAGTAGCTCCCAATGTCGGGGAACCTTGTCCCAGAACCGGGCATATTCCGACTACATATCGTCCCCCGCTTGTCTGCTCGTCTACTTACCTTCCGAGTTTAGTGCAAGTCAACCAACAGcgcaaaaggaaagaaagacaTGTTTAG
- the LpxC1 gene encoding UDP-3-O-acyl N-acetylglycosamine deacetylase family protein (UDP-3-O-acyl N-acetylglycosamine deacetylase family protein; FUNCTIONS IN: UDP-3-O-[3-hydroxymyristoyl] N-acetylglucosamine deacetylase activity; INVOLVED IN: lipid A biosynthetic process; EXPRESSED IN: male gametophyte, pollen tube; EXPRESSED DURING: L mature pollen stage, M germinated pollen stage; CONTAINS InterPro DOMAIN/s: UDP-3-O-acyl N-acetylglucosamine deacetylase, N-terminal (InterPro:IPR015870), Ribosomal protein S5 domain 2-type fold (InterPro:IPR020568), UDP-3-O-acyl N-acetylglucosamine deacetylase (InterPro:IPR004463), UDP-3-O-acyl N-acetylglucosamine deacetylase, C-terminal (InterPro:IPR011334); BEST Arabidopsis thaliana protein match is: UDP-3-O-acyl N-acetylglycosamine deacetylase family protein (TAIR:AT1G24880.1); Has 30201 Blast hits to 17322 proteins in 780 species: Archae - 12; Bacteria - 1396; Metazoa - 17338; Fungi - 3422; Plants - 5037; Viruses - 0; Other Eukaryotes - 2996 (source: NCBI BLink).): protein MRLPVTVKATKPSFLVIWIRYSSAASSPTVSLNPSGRLQQTLAGSVEVKGKSLHSGKFSTVKLNPEIAGAGRFFEFRSRFIPASIEFAQESPLCTTLLKDELKIRTVEHLLSALEAKGVDNCRIQIESESSDDREVEVPIFDGSAKEWVDAIQGVGINAAQNHDGESVEKMVAHVNKPVYVCKNDTFVAAFPALETRITCGIDFPQVPAIGCQWFSWRPIHESSFAKDIASSRTFCVYEEVERMREAGLIKGGSLDNAIVCSAEHGWMNPPLRFDDEACRHKILDLIGDLSLVSRGGNGGLPVAHIVAYKAGHALHTDLARHLTMD from the exons ATGAGACTCCCCGTCACCGTCAAAGCCACTAAGCCGTCGTTTCTCGTCATTTGGATCCGATACTCCTCCGCCGCGTCGTCGCCGACAGTCTCCTTGAATCCA AGTGGACGATTACAGCAAACTCTCGCAGGATCTGTGGAAGTGAAAGGAAAATCTCTGCACTCCGGTAAGTTCTCGACGGTGAAGCTAAATCCGGAGATCGCCGGAGCTGGTAGGTTCTTCGAGTTTCGATCCAGATTCATCCCTGCGTCGATTGAATTTGCTCAGGAATCGCCTCTTTGCACGACGCTGTTGAAAGATGAGCTCAAAATCCGAACCGTTGAGCATTTGTTATCAGCTCTTGAGGCGAAGGGAGTTGATAATTGCAGGATTCAAATCGAGAGCGAAAGTTCCGATGATCGAGAAGTCGAG GTCCCTATTTTTGATGGATCAGCTAAAGAATGGGTCGATGCGATACAAGGAGTTGGCATAAACGCGGCTCAAAACCATGATGGTGAAAGTGTAGAGAAGATGGTCGCACATGTGAACAAGCCTGTGTATGTTTGCAAGAACGATACTTTTGTTGCTGCATTTCCGGCTCTAGAGACTCGGATCACTTGTGGTATCGACTTCCCACAG GTGCCTGCTATAGGCTGCCAATGGTTTTCTTGGAGACCTATCCATGAGTCTTCTTTTGCAAAGGATATCGCATCATCAAGAACCTTCTGTGTCTATGAAGAG GTGGAGCGTATGCGTGAAGCAGGGCTCATTAAAGGAGGTTCTCTGGATAACGCCATAGTTTGTAG CGCTGAGCATGGATGGATGAATCCTCctctgcggtttgatgatgaagcaTGTCGACATAAGATTCTTGACCTAATCGGTGACCTCTCCCTTGTTTCACGGGGCGGAAATGGAGGACTCCCCGTGGCTCACATAGTCGCATATAAG GCGGGTCATGCACTGCACACTGACTTAGCACGTCACCTTACCATGGACTGA
- the LpxC1 gene encoding UDP-3-O-acyl N-acetylglycosamine deacetylase family protein (UDP-3-O-acyl N-acetylglycosamine deacetylase family protein; FUNCTIONS IN: UDP-3-O-[3-hydroxymyristoyl] N-acetylglucosamine deacetylase activity; INVOLVED IN: lipid A biosynthetic process; EXPRESSED IN: male gametophyte, pollen tube; EXPRESSED DURING: L mature pollen stage, M germinated pollen stage; CONTAINS InterPro DOMAIN/s: UDP-3-O-acyl N-acetylglucosamine deacetylase, N-terminal (InterPro:IPR015870), UDP-3-O-acyl N-acetylglucosamine deacetylase (InterPro:IPR004463), Ribosomal protein S5 domain 2-type fold (InterPro:IPR020568), UDP-3-O-acyl N-acetylglucosamine deacetylase, C-terminal (InterPro:IPR011334); BEST Arabidopsis thaliana protein match is: UDP-3-O-acyl N-acetylglycosamine deacetylase family protein (TAIR:AT1G25210.2); Has 5025 Blast hits to 5025 proteins in 1409 species: Archae - 0; Bacteria - 2975; Metazoa - 1; Fungi - 0; Plants - 55; Viruses - 0; Other Eukaryotes - 1994 (source: NCBI BLink).), with product MRLPVTVKATKPSFLVIWIRYSSAASSPTVSLNPSGRLQQTLAGSVEVKGKSLHSGKFSTVKLNPEIAGAGRFFEFRSRFIPASIEFAQESPLCTTLLKDELKIRTVEHLLSALEAKGVDNCRIQIESESSDDREVEVPIFDGSAKEWVDAIQGVGINAAQNHDGESVEKMVAHVNKPVYVCKNDTFVAAFPALETRITCGIDFPQVPAIGCQWFSWRPIHESSFAKDIASSRTFCVYEEVERMREAGLIKGALSMDG from the exons ATGAGACTCCCCGTCACCGTCAAAGCCACTAAGCCGTCGTTTCTCGTCATTTGGATCCGATACTCCTCCGCCGCGTCGTCGCCGACAGTCTCCTTGAATCCA AGTGGACGATTACAGCAAACTCTCGCAGGATCTGTGGAAGTGAAAGGAAAATCTCTGCACTCCGGTAAGTTCTCGACGGTGAAGCTAAATCCGGAGATCGCCGGAGCTGGTAGGTTCTTCGAGTTTCGATCCAGATTCATCCCTGCGTCGATTGAATTTGCTCAGGAATCGCCTCTTTGCACGACGCTGTTGAAAGATGAGCTCAAAATCCGAACCGTTGAGCATTTGTTATCAGCTCTTGAGGCGAAGGGAGTTGATAATTGCAGGATTCAAATCGAGAGCGAAAGTTCCGATGATCGAGAAGTCGAG GTCCCTATTTTTGATGGATCAGCTAAAGAATGGGTCGATGCGATACAAGGAGTTGGCATAAACGCGGCTCAAAACCATGATGGTGAAAGTGTAGAGAAGATGGTCGCACATGTGAACAAGCCTGTGTATGTTTGCAAGAACGATACTTTTGTTGCTGCATTTCCGGCTCTAGAGACTCGGATCACTTGTGGTATCGACTTCCCACAG GTGCCTGCTATAGGCTGCCAATGGTTTTCTTGGAGACCTATCCATGAGTCTTCTTTTGCAAAGGATATCGCATCATCAAGAACCTTCTGTGTCTATGAAGAG GTGGAGCGTATGCGTGAAGCAGGGCTCATTAAAGGAG CGCTGAGCATGGATGGATGA